The following proteins are co-located in the Chryseobacterium daecheongense genome:
- a CDS encoding NPCBM/NEW2 domain-containing protein — MLKTKILLIAVTFLLSGNIFKAQSTVWLDQLDLSVVTQGHGKPGINTSVDGKPITIAGEVFKRGFGTHAESSLLIRLNGKAKSFTAMVGMDDEIKGQNPAAEFEIYGDNKKLWSSGVMKLGDKAKPVSVSLEGVKQLELVVTDGGNGPYYDHADWADAKFETADGAKLITFNPISSVPYILTPKPAATPKINSAGVYGVRPGSPFLFRVAATGDRPMTFMAKNLPKGLTIDSQTGIITGKIDSKGSYEVTLNAKNAKGSASKKLKIECGDRIALTPTMGWNSWNCFGHEVSADKVKRAADALIKSGLINHGWNYINIDDSWQYNRDGKDPSFQGKMRDENGYILTNSKFPDMKGLADYMHNNGLKMGIYSSPGPWTCGGCAGSYGYEKQDAESYTKWGVDYLKYDWCSYGGVIDGLPDNDPNKVPSLAFEGGGDLDKGVKPFKLMGNLLKQQPRDIVYNLCQYGMGDVWKWGDEVNAQSWRTTNDITDTWSSVKNIALVQDKAAPFAKPGNRNDPDMLVVGVVGWGNPHQSRLKPDEQYLHMSLWSIFSAPLLIGCDLEKLDDFTLNLLTNDEVIAVNQDVLGKQGVCLQTIGELRIYVKELEDGSKAVAFANFGREKVMLPYKDFKKLGISGVQTVRDLWRQKDIAEINTDKKSLPLDIPAHGVAYYKFISLK, encoded by the coding sequence ATGTTGAAGACGAAAATACTTTTAATTGCTGTAACATTTTTGCTGTCGGGAAATATTTTCAAGGCGCAGTCAACTGTTTGGTTAGATCAGTTGGATTTGAGCGTTGTAACACAGGGGCACGGAAAACCGGGCATCAATACTTCGGTAGACGGAAAACCTATAACCATTGCCGGCGAAGTTTTCAAAAGAGGTTTCGGAACTCACGCTGAAAGTTCTTTGTTGATTAGATTAAACGGGAAAGCAAAAAGCTTTACCGCAATGGTGGGAATGGATGATGAAATCAAAGGGCAGAATCCCGCTGCCGAATTTGAAATTTATGGCGACAACAAAAAACTTTGGTCTAGCGGGGTCATGAAATTAGGCGATAAAGCAAAGCCTGTTTCTGTTTCGCTGGAAGGTGTAAAACAATTAGAATTAGTCGTAACAGACGGCGGAAACGGACCTTATTATGACCACGCCGATTGGGCAGATGCTAAGTTTGAAACAGCGGACGGTGCAAAACTGATAACATTTAACCCGATTTCGTCAGTACCTTATATTTTAACGCCAAAACCTGCGGCAACTCCAAAAATTAATTCAGCAGGCGTTTATGGAGTTCGTCCTGGCTCACCTTTTTTGTTCAGGGTTGCAGCAACGGGCGACAGACCAATGACTTTTATGGCGAAAAACCTTCCGAAAGGTTTAACAATAGATTCACAGACCGGAATCATCACTGGAAAAATAGATTCTAAAGGAAGTTATGAAGTGACTTTGAATGCTAAGAATGCAAAAGGTTCAGCTTCAAAAAAATTAAAAATAGAATGTGGGGACAGAATCGCTCTCACGCCTACAATGGGCTGGAATAGCTGGAACTGTTTCGGACATGAAGTTTCTGCCGACAAAGTGAAACGTGCAGCAGATGCCCTTATAAAGTCGGGACTAATCAATCACGGATGGAATTATATCAATATCGATGATTCCTGGCAGTATAACAGAGATGGAAAAGACCCTTCATTCCAGGGAAAAATGCGTGATGAAAACGGTTATATTCTGACCAATTCCAAATTTCCTGATATGAAAGGTCTTGCAGACTACATGCATAACAATGGCTTGAAAATGGGAATTTATTCTTCCCCCGGTCCATGGACCTGTGGCGGATGTGCCGGAAGCTACGGCTACGAAAAACAGGATGCTGAAAGCTACACCAAATGGGGCGTTGATTACCTGAAATATGACTGGTGCAGCTATGGCGGTGTAATTGACGGGCTGCCGGATAATGATCCCAATAAAGTTCCTTCTCTTGCTTTTGAAGGTGGTGGGGATTTGGATAAAGGCGTTAAACCATTCAAACTGATGGGAAACCTTTTGAAACAGCAGCCGAGAGACATCGTGTACAACCTCTGCCAATACGGAATGGGTGATGTATGGAAGTGGGGTGATGAGGTCAATGCACAATCCTGGCGTACTACCAACGATATTACAGATACCTGGTCAAGCGTAAAGAATATTGCCCTTGTTCAGGACAAGGCAGCTCCTTTTGCGAAACCCGGAAACCGGAACGATCCGGATATGCTGGTTGTTGGCGTTGTCGGTTGGGGAAATCCACATCAGAGCCGGTTGAAGCCTGATGAACAGTATCTTCATATGAGTCTGTGGAGCATTTTTTCAGCCCCGTTGCTGATTGGCTGTGATCTTGAGAAATTGGATGATTTTACCTTAAACCTTCTGACGAATGATGAGGTTATCGCCGTCAATCAGGATGTTTTGGGAAAACAGGGTGTTTGTTTGCAGACCATTGGTGAGCTCAGAATTTATGTCAAAGAATTGGAGGACGGAAGCAAAGCTGTGGCTTTTGCCAATTTCGGAAGAGAAAAAGTGATGCTGCCATATAAAGATTTCAAAAAATTAGGGATTTCAGGTGTTCAGACGGTTCGTGACCTTTGGAGACAGAAGGATATTGCAGAAATCAACACAGACAAAAAAAGTCTTCCATTGGATATTCCGGCACATGGTGTTGCTTATTATAAATTCATTTCACTCAAATAA
- a CDS encoding glycoside hydrolase family 43 protein, protein MKNLSLILALGFFQISFAQNPIIQTKYTADPAPMVYKDTVYLYTSHDEDDAFGFKMKDWLLYTSTDMVNWTDHGVVASLKDFKWVNTDNGAWAPQVVERNGKFYMYCPMPNNMGIGVLVADSPYGPFTDPIGKPLIKNSLDDIDPTVLIDDDGQAYLYWGNPNLWYAKLNEDMISLAGPITKDPSFAKVKDQPDPFKYQEGPWVWKKNNHYYMAYASKCCPEGIGYAMAKSPTGPWNYGGVIMDGDQRSSGNHPGIIDFKGRSYVFGFNHMLRMQTMSKHYERRSVSVTEITYNADGTIQRLPFWTADGAKRVGTLNPYKKVEAETMAYSEGLKTEMVTEWERNQPYNRGKKITDRIIVTSINNGDYIKIQGVDFSKGVKSLDVNVASLYGGKIEVRSDALNGPVLGVVNVTGKGDGDLYKTINTPLKSVRGIHDLYFVFKEEKDLFYFDWWKFN, encoded by the coding sequence ATGAAAAATTTAAGTTTGATATTAGCATTGGGATTTTTCCAGATTTCTTTCGCTCAAAATCCGATTATCCAAACCAAGTATACTGCAGACCCGGCCCCGATGGTTTATAAGGATACGGTTTATCTTTATACGAGCCATGATGAGGATGATGCTTTCGGATTCAAAATGAAAGACTGGTTATTATACACTTCTACAGATATGGTCAACTGGACAGACCACGGTGTAGTGGCTTCGCTCAAAGATTTTAAATGGGTAAATACCGACAACGGTGCCTGGGCACCACAGGTTGTCGAAAGAAACGGTAAATTCTATATGTATTGTCCAATGCCGAACAATATGGGGATTGGTGTTTTAGTGGCGGACAGTCCGTATGGTCCTTTCACCGATCCTATTGGTAAGCCTTTGATCAAAAATTCTCTGGATGATATCGATCCCACAGTTTTAATTGACGACGACGGGCAGGCTTATCTGTACTGGGGAAATCCGAATCTTTGGTATGCTAAACTGAATGAAGATATGATATCTCTTGCCGGACCAATCACCAAAGACCCTTCGTTTGCGAAGGTGAAAGACCAGCCAGATCCTTTCAAATATCAGGAAGGACCTTGGGTTTGGAAAAAAAATAACCATTATTATATGGCTTACGCATCAAAATGTTGCCCGGAAGGGATTGGTTACGCCATGGCAAAATCACCTACAGGACCCTGGAATTATGGAGGCGTGATTATGGATGGCGACCAGAGATCCAGCGGAAATCATCCCGGTATTATAGATTTCAAAGGCAGATCTTATGTTTTCGGATTCAATCATATGCTTAGGATGCAGACCATGAGCAAGCATTACGAACGCCGGTCTGTCAGTGTCACAGAAATTACCTACAATGCAGATGGAACCATTCAGAGGCTTCCTTTCTGGACTGCGGATGGCGCAAAAAGAGTAGGTACTCTGAATCCTTATAAAAAAGTTGAAGCAGAAACGATGGCTTACAGCGAAGGCCTTAAAACAGAAATGGTCACAGAATGGGAACGCAATCAACCCTATAACAGAGGTAAAAAAATCACAGACCGTATCATCGTTACTTCAATTAACAATGGTGATTATATTAAAATCCAGGGAGTAGATTTTTCCAAAGGCGTAAAATCTTTAGATGTGAATGTTGCTTCTCTCTATGGAGGAAAAATAGAAGTACGTTCAGATGCTCTTAATGGACCTGTGCTTGGCGTTGTTAACGTTACAGGAAAAGGTGATGGCGACTTATATAAAACCATTAATACACCTCTGAAAAGTGTAAGAGGAATTCACGATTTATATTTTGTTTTTAAAGAAGAAAAAGACCTTTTCTATTTCGATTGGTGGAAATTTAATTAA
- a CDS encoding alpha/beta hydrolase-fold protein, which translates to MNKSVILALGLVLSGMFVSAQTLDQQAPQGFDVENAAISHGKIDTIQYPSKTVGTTRKALIYTPPGFKKNEKYPVLYLLHGIGGDEKEWFNQGKPNIILDNLYAQGKLQPMIVVLPNGRAMKDDRATGNIMAQDKVEAFATFEKDLLNDLIPFVEKKYPVKKDHDNRALAGLSMGGGQTQNFAFGNIDKFAWLGAFSSAPNTKEPNKLLPNPQDALKMKLIFISCGDADGLMPFSKRTSDYLRKNKIPHIFYIEPGGHDFKVWKNDLYIFSQLLFKPVDKTKFEGFTVLGTPAATNIRNAQYPQILPDGRVMFKVKAPEAQKVQIDLGKKYDLKKDADGFWKGTTDAQSGSFHYYSLLIDGVAVADPSSETFYGMGRYASGIDIPFEGDDFYALKDVPHGDIRIKNFYSKVTNSWRRVFIYTPPGYDQNPAESYPALYILHGGGEDESGWANQGKTNLILDNLIAEGKAKKMVIIMPDANIGQGGIRNFGERNLQMFEKELKESIIPFAESNYRIKKGKENRALAGLSMGGIYTLYAGIQNSDMFSGLGVFSSGYMLPMLQDVADKQYKFLNENKSAFSSNIRNFWISMGGKDDIAYENGQKMLKELDKTGIKYTYTDYPGGHTWPVWRNSLHQFAQVLFK; encoded by the coding sequence ATGAATAAATCAGTTATATTGGCTTTAGGACTTGTTTTGTCGGGAATGTTTGTTTCCGCGCAAACCCTTGATCAACAGGCACCGCAGGGTTTCGATGTGGAAAATGCTGCTATTTCTCACGGAAAAATTGACACGATTCAATATCCGTCAAAAACTGTTGGAACAACAAGAAAAGCTTTGATTTACACACCGCCGGGTTTCAAAAAAAATGAAAAATATCCTGTTCTTTATCTTCTTCACGGAATTGGCGGGGATGAAAAAGAGTGGTTCAATCAGGGAAAACCCAATATTATTCTGGACAATCTGTATGCCCAGGGAAAACTGCAGCCAATGATTGTTGTACTTCCCAACGGCCGTGCGATGAAGGATGACAGGGCGACAGGAAATATAATGGCTCAGGATAAAGTTGAGGCTTTCGCAACTTTTGAAAAAGATCTGCTGAATGACCTGATTCCGTTTGTAGAGAAAAAATATCCGGTTAAAAAAGACCATGACAACCGTGCTTTGGCAGGACTGTCAATGGGAGGCGGACAGACACAGAATTTTGCTTTCGGAAACATTGATAAGTTTGCCTGGCTCGGCGCATTTTCTTCTGCACCCAATACAAAAGAGCCCAATAAGCTTTTACCCAATCCACAGGATGCGTTAAAGATGAAGCTGATTTTTATTTCCTGCGGTGATGCAGACGGGCTGATGCCTTTCAGCAAGAGAACCAGCGATTATCTGAGAAAAAATAAAATCCCTCATATCTTTTATATAGAACCAGGCGGCCACGATTTTAAGGTTTGGAAAAATGATTTATACATCTTTTCACAGCTGTTGTTTAAGCCTGTTGACAAAACTAAGTTTGAAGGATTTACCGTTTTGGGAACTCCCGCAGCAACTAATATAAGAAATGCCCAGTATCCTCAAATCCTTCCCGACGGAAGAGTAATGTTCAAAGTGAAGGCACCAGAAGCACAAAAAGTTCAGATCGATTTAGGGAAAAAATATGACCTGAAAAAAGATGCTGACGGCTTCTGGAAAGGTACAACTGATGCGCAAAGCGGAAGCTTCCATTATTATTCCCTGCTGATTGACGGGGTTGCGGTTGCTGACCCATCCAGCGAAACATTCTACGGAATGGGAAGGTATGCCAGTGGAATAGATATTCCTTTCGAAGGAGATGATTTCTATGCATTAAAAGACGTCCCTCATGGAGATATCCGTATTAAAAATTTCTATTCCAAAGTCACTAACTCATGGAGAAGAGTTTTTATTTACACCCCGCCGGGTTACGACCAGAATCCTGCTGAATCTTATCCCGCACTGTATATTTTACATGGCGGAGGTGAAGATGAAAGCGGCTGGGCCAACCAAGGCAAAACTAATCTGATTCTGGATAATCTCATCGCGGAAGGAAAGGCAAAAAAAATGGTCATCATTATGCCGGATGCGAATATCGGACAGGGCGGAATCCGGAACTTTGGAGAACGCAATCTTCAGATGTTTGAAAAAGAGCTGAAGGAATCCATCATTCCGTTTGCCGAATCTAATTACAGGATAAAAAAAGGTAAAGAAAACCGTGCGTTGGCAGGACTTTCCATGGGTGGAATTTATACACTGTATGCCGGAATTCAGAATTCAGATATGTTTTCCGGTCTGGGAGTTTTCAGCTCAGGATATATGTTGCCAATGCTTCAGGATGTTGCTGATAAACAGTACAAATTTTTAAATGAAAATAAATCTGCTTTTTCATCCAACATCAGAAATTTCTGGATTTCAATGGGCGGAAAAGATGATATTGCTTATGAAAACGGTCAGAAAATGTTGAAAGAACTGGATAAAACCGGAATTAAATATACGTACACAGATTATCCGGGAGGCCACACATGGCCGGTTTGGAGAAATAGTCTGCATCAGTTTGCCCAGGTACTTTTTAAATAA
- a CDS encoding DUF5110 domain-containing protein, giving the protein MGFTKINTKTSIITVIMFSGMVNVSAQAYQKTDSGLKFSADHMNVEVKFYGENTIRVIKYPAGRLFVKNSLSVIKQEQKIKFSVSEKNNIISLTTNDLLLSINTKNGVITYTLPSGKELLKETANDFKPFNDAGTQTYSVRQDFQLEKDEPIYGLGILQNEKMSQRNTDVKMIQNNTWDFVPFFQSVKGYGVFWDNYSPTQFTDTPQKTSFSSEVGDGIDYYFIYGKNADGVVAGMRDLTGTVPMLPLWTYGYWQSKERYKSQDELTEVVKKYRDLKVPLDGIIQDWQYWGNNYQWNAMDFISPDFPDAKKMIQEIHDMNAHLSVSIWSSFGPMTKQYREMDSKGMLFNISTWPESGREVWPPDMNYPSGVRVYDAYNPEARNIYWKYLNKGVFSLGVDSWWMDSTEPDHLSQKAEDLDTKTYLGSFRKVRNAYPLMTVGGVYDHQRETTSDRRVFILTRSAFAGQQRYAANTWSGDVNSSWETLRKQVPAGLNFSLTGNPNFNSDIGGFFAGTYKRNGGSKNPMFQELYVRWLQYGTFTPMMRSHGTDVAREIYQFGNKGDVVYDAIEKFIRLRYSMLPYIYSVSHDVSKNGSSFMRALSMDFPSDKKTWDMNNEYLFGKSLLVAPVLNAQYTPEKAVKTDENEGWNKTDSNKDNSVTNIDFSQNKTVKVYLPEGTDWFDFWTNEKYSGGKEIQKSVNLQTIPLYVKAGSIIPLGPDVQYATEKKWDHLTIKVYPGSDTDFIVYEDEFDNYNYEKGFYTEIPFHWNEKSKTLTIGDRKGKYKGMIETRSFNLILPDGQQKTVDYSGGKTDIHFK; this is encoded by the coding sequence ATGGGCTTTACAAAGATAAACACCAAAACTTCTATCATTACGGTCATCATGTTTTCCGGAATGGTAAATGTCAGTGCACAGGCTTATCAGAAAACAGATTCAGGATTGAAGTTTTCTGCTGATCATATGAATGTTGAAGTGAAATTTTATGGAGAAAATACGATCAGGGTTATTAAATATCCCGCAGGCAGATTATTTGTCAAAAATAGTTTGTCGGTCATTAAACAGGAGCAGAAAATCAAATTCTCAGTTTCAGAAAAAAATAATATTATTTCATTAACAACAAATGACCTCCTGCTTTCTATTAATACTAAAAATGGAGTGATCACTTATACATTACCATCCGGAAAAGAGCTTTTGAAAGAAACCGCAAATGACTTCAAGCCATTCAATGATGCCGGAACGCAGACTTATTCTGTAAGACAGGATTTTCAGCTTGAAAAAGACGAACCTATTTACGGTCTGGGAATTCTGCAAAATGAAAAAATGTCCCAGCGGAATACCGATGTAAAAATGATTCAGAATAATACCTGGGATTTTGTGCCTTTTTTCCAGTCTGTAAAAGGATATGGTGTTTTTTGGGATAACTATTCACCCACACAATTTACGGATACACCTCAGAAAACCTCTTTCTCATCAGAAGTGGGAGATGGTATAGATTATTATTTTATCTACGGAAAAAATGCCGATGGAGTCGTTGCCGGAATGCGTGATCTTACAGGTACCGTACCCATGCTTCCTTTATGGACATATGGCTACTGGCAAAGTAAAGAACGTTATAAAAGCCAGGATGAACTGACAGAGGTGGTTAAAAAATACCGTGATCTGAAAGTTCCTTTAGACGGAATCATACAGGATTGGCAATACTGGGGAAATAATTACCAGTGGAATGCCATGGACTTCATCAGCCCCGATTTTCCGGATGCTAAAAAAATGATACAGGAGATCCATGATATGAATGCCCATCTTTCGGTTTCCATCTGGTCGTCATTCGGACCAATGACCAAACAGTACCGTGAAATGGATTCAAAGGGAATGCTTTTTAACATCAGCACGTGGCCTGAATCAGGCCGCGAGGTCTGGCCTCCGGATATGAATTATCCTTCCGGTGTCCGTGTTTATGATGCGTACAATCCTGAAGCCAGAAATATATATTGGAAATACCTGAACAAAGGCGTTTTCAGCCTTGGTGTAGATTCCTGGTGGATGGACTCAACAGAACCTGATCATCTCAGCCAGAAAGCGGAAGATCTGGACACTAAAACCTATCTTGGCTCATTCAGAAAAGTAAGAAACGCGTATCCGCTGATGACGGTAGGTGGTGTTTACGATCATCAGCGTGAAACCACCAGTGATAGAAGGGTTTTTATTTTAACAAGGTCAGCATTTGCAGGCCAGCAGCGATATGCCGCCAACACCTGGTCCGGAGATGTCAATTCTTCCTGGGAAACATTGCGCAAACAGGTGCCGGCAGGATTGAATTTCAGTCTTACAGGAAATCCGAATTTCAACTCTGACATCGGCGGTTTCTTTGCTGGTACTTACAAAAGAAATGGAGGTTCAAAAAATCCAATGTTCCAGGAACTGTATGTCCGATGGCTGCAGTATGGAACCTTTACACCAATGATGCGCTCACATGGAACTGATGTTGCGAGAGAAATTTATCAGTTTGGGAATAAAGGAGACGTTGTTTATGATGCGATAGAAAAATTCATCAGACTGCGTTACAGCATGTTACCGTATATCTATTCTGTTTCCCATGATGTTTCAAAAAACGGGTCCAGCTTTATGAGAGCCCTTTCCATGGATTTTCCTTCAGACAAAAAAACATGGGATATGAATAACGAATATCTTTTTGGAAAATCATTGCTGGTGGCGCCGGTTCTCAATGCCCAATATACCCCTGAAAAAGCAGTTAAAACTGACGAAAATGAAGGTTGGAATAAAACCGACAGCAATAAGGATAATTCCGTTACCAACATAGATTTTAGCCAAAATAAAACCGTTAAAGTTTATCTCCCGGAAGGAACAGATTGGTTTGACTTCTGGACCAATGAAAAATACAGTGGAGGGAAAGAAATTCAGAAATCTGTTAATCTTCAGACTATTCCTTTGTATGTAAAAGCAGGAAGTATCATTCCGTTAGGCCCCGATGTACAATATGCAACGGAGAAAAAATGGGATCATCTTACCATAAAAGTTTATCCGGGAAGCGATACCGATTTCATTGTATACGAAGATGAATTCGATAACTATAATTACGAAAAAGGATTCTATACAGAAATACCTTTTCACTGGAACGAAAAATCAAAAACACTAACGATAGGTGACCGGAAAGGTAAATACAAAGGAATGATTGAGACAAGGAGTTTCAACCTGATTCTTCCTGATGGTCAGCAGAAAACAGTGGATTATTCCGGGGGAAAAACAGATATCCATTTTAAATAA